One window of Tepidanaerobacter acetatoxydans Re1 genomic DNA carries:
- a CDS encoding uroporphyrinogen decarboxylase family protein, producing MNAQQLKEYRTQLYKDVYSGIIPDRFPVHDGLSAEYLIEYAGKDFLTTQYQYTTEILEEIGEKAMELVRGDSFSLAWVRNPISLMFQKSKAFVMSKTGFFQHPEVSGFEPEEYDEFIRNPFDFMVEKIAPRLNPALDTDPISRSVIFASAVLAQMEHQRVFDVANNMLAEKYGFFIAPPGTVGLQLIPFDFLADFSRGFTKIVLDIKRYPEKVLEALEALVPYAIWLGRTPKTSILGANMIMTHMATFLNRKDFEKFYWPTFYKLCHICAERGQSMSIFCEDDWTRYIEYLQELPQGTRLLMEYGDPQKFKDKLGKKMVLSGFYPVSLLKTGTKQQCIDKAKELIDILAPGGNYIFGFDKQALRLSDINPENYVAVMEYVLDNSKYTNAGQPVTTAKREDSIVKFSHTYPEFKSKYIVSFDEFIEDYPPADDRAEPLMRAAYDKYTSMVVPSLGGVF from the coding sequence ATGAATGCACAACAATTAAAAGAGTATCGCACCCAGTTATACAAAGATGTATACTCTGGTATTATTCCGGATAGATTTCCGGTACACGATGGTTTGAGTGCTGAATATTTAATAGAATATGCAGGTAAAGACTTTCTAACAACACAATATCAATACACAACTGAGATACTGGAAGAAATCGGCGAAAAGGCAATGGAACTAGTACGTGGTGACAGCTTCTCATTGGCTTGGGTTAGAAATCCGATTTCACTTATGTTTCAAAAGTCAAAGGCATTTGTGATGAGTAAGACTGGATTTTTTCAACACCCTGAGGTTTCCGGTTTTGAACCGGAAGAATATGATGAGTTTATCCGTAATCCTTTTGATTTTATGGTGGAAAAAATTGCGCCCAGGTTAAACCCTGCATTAGACACAGATCCAATTTCACGTAGTGTTATCTTTGCAAGTGCCGTTCTCGCTCAAATGGAACATCAGCGAGTATTTGACGTGGCTAATAACATGTTAGCCGAGAAATATGGTTTTTTTATAGCGCCTCCGGGAACAGTAGGACTTCAACTAATTCCATTTGATTTTTTGGCTGACTTTAGCCGAGGCTTTACTAAGATAGTTTTAGATATCAAGCGCTATCCGGAAAAAGTGCTTGAAGCACTGGAAGCATTGGTTCCATATGCTATTTGGCTTGGCAGAACTCCTAAGACTTCAATATTGGGTGCCAATATGATCATGACCCATATGGCAACATTTTTAAACCGAAAGGATTTTGAAAAATTTTACTGGCCGACATTTTATAAGCTCTGTCATATTTGTGCGGAAAGAGGGCAGTCCATGTCCATTTTTTGTGAGGATGACTGGACTCGCTATATTGAGTATCTGCAGGAACTGCCGCAGGGGACACGTCTTCTCATGGAATACGGTGACCCGCAAAAGTTTAAAGACAAACTTGGGAAAAAGATGGTGCTCAGTGGTTTTTACCCTGTATCTTTGTTAAAAACGGGAACTAAACAGCAGTGTATTGACAAAGCAAAAGAGCTAATCGATATATTAGCTCCAGGCGGGAATTATATATTTGGGTTTGATAAACAAGCATTAAGATTATCCGATATAAATCCGGAAAATTATGTGGCTGTTATGGAATACGTGCTAGATAACTCTAAATATACCAATGCAGGTCAACCTGTTACAACTGCTAAGAGAGAAGATTCGATTGTAAAATTCTCACATACTTATCCTGAATTTAAATCAAAATATATCG